In Azospirillum thiophilum, the DNA window ATCAGCAGGTTGACGATCTGCGCCTGGATCGACACGTCCAACGCCGCGACCGCCTCGTCGGCGATGATCAGCTTGGGATCGCAGGCGAGCGCACGGGCGATGCAGACGCGCTGGCGCTGGCCGCCGGAGAATTCATGCGGGTAGCGGCGCGCATGCTCCGGCTTCAGCCCGACCTGGGTCAGCAGTTCGGCCACCCGCTCCTCGATGGCACGGCGGCGCGACACGCCCGGCTTGGAAGTCGGCACGTAGTCGTGGACCAGCATCGGCTCGGCGATGCTGAAGCCGACGGTCATCCGCGGGTTCAGCGAGGCGAAAGGATCCTGGAAGATGTACTGGATCTTCTCCTTCAGCTTCGCCTGCCCGTTGGAATCCAGCGTCGCGGTGTCGAGGCCGTCGAAACGGATGGTTCCGGAGGTGGCGGACTGCAGCCCCATGATGGTGCGGCCGGTGGTCGACTTGCCGCAGCCGGATTCACCGACCAGCGCCAGCGTCTCGCCGGGGCGGACGGCGAAGCTGACCTTCTCCACCGCATGCACGCGGGCTTTGAGCGAACCGAAGATGCCCTTGCGCACGTCGAAGCGGGTGGTGAGATCGCGCACCTCCAGAAGCGGCGCGTCGGCGGCGCGGACGGTGTCCTGCACCGGCGGCGGGGCCGGCAGCGCCGCGTCCGCCTTGGCGTCGTCCACCACCAACAGGGGGAAGCGCACCGGCAGATCCTGCCCGCGGAGCGCGCCCAGCTTCGGCACCGCCGACAGCAGCGCCTTGGTGTAGGGGTGCTGAGGTGCCTGGAAGATGCGCTCGACCGGGCCCTCCTCCACCTTGCGGCCGCGCCACATCACGACGACGCGGTCGGCCACCTCGGCCACCACGCCCATGTCGTGGGTGATGAAGATGACGCCCATCCCCATCTCGTCCTGCAACAGGCGGATCAGCCGCAGGATCTGCGCCTGGATGGTGACGTCCAGCGCGGTGGTCGGTTCGTCGGCGATCAGCAGCGACGGACGGCAGGACAGCGCCATGGCGATCATCACGCGCTGGCGCATGCCGCCCGAAAGCTGGTGCGGGTGACGGTCGAGCAGCCGGGCCGGTTCGGGAATCCGCACCTTCTCCAGCATGCGCAGCGCCTCGGCCCGCGCCGCCTTGCGGTCGAGACCCTGGTGCAGCATCACCGCCTCGGCGATCTGGTCGCCGATGGTGAAGACCGGGTTCAACGACGTCATCGGCTCCTGGAAGACCATGGCGATGTCGTTGCCGCGCATGTCGGTCAGCGCCTCCGCCGGCGGGGAAGCGAGATCGCGCTCGCGCCCGTCGCGGCCCTTGAAGCGGATGCGCCCGCCGACGATGCGGCCGCCGGCATAATCGAC includes these proteins:
- a CDS encoding ABC transporter ATP-binding protein, with translation MSAVAAAKAADTAPALLSVEGLSVAFDGEHGPVRVVEDVSFSVAPGETVAIVGESGSGKSVTSLSLMRLVDYAGGRIVGGRIRFKGRDGRERDLASPPAEALTDMRGNDIAMVFQEPMTSLNPVFTIGDQIAEAVMLHQGLDRKAARAEALRMLEKVRIPEPARLLDRHPHQLSGGMRQRVMIAMALSCRPSLLIADEPTTALDVTIQAQILRLIRLLQDEMGMGVIFITHDMGVVAEVADRVVVMWRGRKVEEGPVERIFQAPQHPYTKALLSAVPKLGALRGQDLPVRFPLLVVDDAKADAALPAPPPVQDTVRAADAPLLEVRDLTTRFDVRKGIFGSLKARVHAVEKVSFAVRPGETLALVGESGCGKSTTGRTIMGLQSATSGTIRFDGLDTATLDSNGQAKLKEKIQYIFQDPFASLNPRMTVGFSIAEPMLVHDYVPTSKPGVSRRRAIEERVAELLTQVGLKPEHARRYPHEFSGGQRQRVCIARALACDPKLIIADEAVAALDVSIQAQIVNLLMELQARRGLSYLFISHDMAVVERVSHRVAVMYLGQIVELGPRRAVFESPQHPYTRRLMAAVPIADPSRRTRDLRLLTGEIPSPIRNVGDEPAVQPLVPVGDDHFVARHAVGGDF